A window from Heteronotia binoei isolate CCM8104 ecotype False Entrance Well chromosome 15, APGP_CSIRO_Hbin_v1, whole genome shotgun sequence encodes these proteins:
- the LOC132583485 gene encoding olfactory receptor 6F1-like: protein MRGNSQGSQNETRVLDFILLGFPGSLYLQMFIFTLFLVMYILTIMGNLAIFILVITNGHLHIPMYFFLCNLSFLEIWYTTSSIPKTLAIILGRSRSISFIGCILQMYFVFAFGCTEYFLLSAMAYDRYLAICYPLHYCAIMDLSLSGKLALSSWLCGFLVICIPAFLITRLSFCGPNVINHFYCNIDSWIVLSCTDTYAIEMAAFVISIIVILGSCLITFLSYIYIISTILRIPSSKGQQKAFSTCSSHLAVVMIWYGSTIFLFVKPSKRTSLEMTKIVNILNTIVTPLLNPFIYTLRNKDVKEALRNCFHWR from the coding sequence ATGAGGGGAAACAGCCAGGGTAGTCAGAATGAAACTAGAGTGTTGGATTTTATCCTCCTTGGCTTCCCTGGGTCTCTGTATTTACAGATGTTCATCTTTACACTCTTTTTAGTTATGTATATCCTGACAATAATGGGAAATCTGGCCATCTTTATTCTAGTGATAACAAATGGTCACCTCcacattccaatgtatttcttccTTTGCAATCTTTCATTCCTGGAAATATGGTACACCACATCTTCTATTCCTAAAACCCTTGCCATTATTCTGGGCAGGAGCAGAAGCATCTCTTTCATTGGCTGTATCCTACAGATGTACTTTGTTTTTGCCTTTGGGTGCACAGAATATTTCCTGCTGTCTGCAATGGCTTATGACCGATATTTGGCCATTTGTTACCCTTTGCACTACTGTGCTATAAtggacctcagcctctctggtaAGCTGGCACTTAGTTCTTGGCTGTGTGGATTCCTTGTGATTTGCATACCAGCTTTTCTCATCACTAGACTGTCCTTCTGTGGACCCAATGTGATCAATCACTTCTACTGCAACATTGATTCCTGGATAGTTCTCTCTTGCACTGACACATATGCCATTGAGATGGCAGCTTTTGTGATATCAATCATTGTCATCTTGGGCTCATGCCTGATAACCTTTCTTTCATATATTTACATAATTTCCACCATTCTGCGCATCCCTTCTAGTAAGGGACAGCAAAAAGCCTTTTCAACATGCTCTTCCCATCTTGCTGTCGTAATGATATGGTATGGCTCCACCATCTTTCTGTTTGTCAAGCCTTCTAAACGGACATCTTTGGAGATGACCAAAATTGTGAATATCCTGAATACTATTGTGACACCTTTGTTGAACCCTTTCATCTACACACTAAGAAATAAAGATGTGAAGGAAGCCTTGAGAAATTGCTTCCACTGGAGATGA
- the LOC132583484 gene encoding olfactory receptor 6F1-like, with product MNAHECEALRLVIRFPDPKEAQDQATQTAKPLGGIILRSPNQTVITEFILLGFGNLHLLRIPTFMIFLTIYIITIVGNLMIIMTVTIDHSLHNPMYFFLGNLSFLELWYTTSVVPKMLKTFLKGHETISFSACLLQFYVFGSLAVAECFLLAAMSYDRYIAICCPLHYTSRMNFKMCLLFVVGSWVSGFLSLVVTMPMVSMLPFCESNEIDHFFCDLAPIVKLACGDTQKVRIPAFIIASMVSFSPFLLTVLSYYKIISTILKIPSATDKRKTFATCSSHLTVVTVFYGTLMVVYAGPTTIQWPNLRKVFSVLYIVGTPMLNPIIYSLRNKEIQNAMRKLFNRNAALMHIK from the exons ATGAATGCCCATGAATGTGAAGCCTTAAGGCTGGTCATACGCTTCCCTGACCCCAAAGAGGCTCAAGACCAGGCCACTCAGACTGCCAAACCTCTAG GTGGAATCATACTTAGAAGTCCAAATCAAACCGTGATCACAGAATTCATCCTCCTGGGTTTTGGTAACCTTCATCTTCTAAGGATCCCCACTTTTATGATATTTCTTACTATCTATATAATTACAATAGTGGGAAATCTCATGATTATAATGACAGTGACGATTGACCATAGCCTTCATAACCCCATGTACTTCTTCCTAGGAAACCTCTCCTTCCTGGAATTATGGTATACCACCAGTGTGGTCCCAAAGATGTTGAAAACCTTTCTGAAAGGCCATGAGACTATTTCTTTCTCAGCATGCCTTCTCCAGTTTTATGTCTTTGGCTCACTAGCAGTTGCTGAATGTTTCCTCCTAGCAGCTATGTCTTATGACCGCTACATAGCTATATGCTGCCCACTGCATTACACTAGTAGGATGAATTTCAAGATGTGCCTTTTGTTTGTGGTAGGGTCATGGGTTTCTGGGTTCCTCTCTTTGGTGGTCACCATGCCAATGGTTTCCATGTTGCCCTTCTGTGAGTCTAATGAGATTGATCATTTCTTCTGTGATTTGGCTCCTATTGTTAAACTTGCCTGTGGAGACACACAAAAAGTGAGGATCCCTGCTTTCATTATTGCTTCCATGGTGTCCTTTTCTCCATTCCTTCTAACTGTTCTGTCCTATTACAAAATTATTTCTACAATTCTGAAGATTCCATCAGCCACAGATAAACGGAAAACTTTTGCTACCTGCTCCTCACATCTGACTGTTGTTACAGTATTTTATGGAACGTTAATGGTAGTATATGCTGGCCCTACAACGATTCAGTGGCCAAATCTAAGGAAAGTTTTTTCTGTGCTTTATATAGTAGGGACACCTATGCTTAATCCTATCATATATAGCTTGAGGAACAAAGAAATTCAAAATGCAATGAGAAAGCTGTTCAATAGAAACGCTGCACTGATGCACATTAAGTGA
- the LOC132583483 gene encoding LOW QUALITY PROTEIN: olfactory receptor 287-like (The sequence of the model RefSeq protein was modified relative to this genomic sequence to represent the inferred CDS: inserted 1 base in 1 codon) yields the protein MKLTIQRRENETRVMEFILLGIPGSLSLQMFIFTLFLIMYLLTILGNMPIIILVIIQQCLHSPMYFFLCNLSFLEIWYTTVIIPKTLGIILGSSRSISLAGCNLQMYLIFAFGCPEYFLLAVMAYDRYLAICFPLHYSTIMDISLSGKLAVASWLCGFLVICIPAILISRLSFCGSNVINHFLCNIDSWIILSCTDTYAIELADFIXFFVILGSCLITLLSYICIISTILRMSSAKGQQKAFSTCSSHLAVVVIWYGSTIFLFVKPYKQTSLEITKVVTILNTIVTPLLNPFIYTLRNKEVKKAVKSLLHKG from the exons ATGAAATTGACTATTCAAAGAAGAGAAAATGAAACAAGAGTGATGGAGTTCATTCTTCTTGGCATCCCTGGATCCCTATCTTTACAGATGTTTATCTTCACACTCTTTCTTATCATGTACCTCTTGACAATTTTGGGAAACATGCCCATCATAATCCTAGTAATAATACAACAATGTCTCCATTCTCCCATGTACTTCTTCCTTTGTAATCTCTCTTTCCTGGAGATATGGTACACCACTGTGATCATTCCTAAGACCCTTGGAATCATTCTGGGGAGTAGCAGAAGCATCTCTTTAGCTGGCTGCAATCTACAGATGTACTTAATATTTGCCTTTGGATGCCCAGAGTATTTCCTGCTTGCTGTCATGGCCTATGACCGATATTTGGCTATATGTTTCCCATTGCATTATAGCACCATTATGGACATTAGCCTTTCTGGCAAGCTGGCAGTTGCCTCTTGGCTGTGTGGATTCCTTGTTATTTGTATACCAGCAATTCTGATCTCAAGGTTATCCTTTTGTGGGTCCAATGTGATTAACCATTTCTTGTGTAACATTGATTCATGGATAATTCTTTCCTGCACAGACACCTATGCCATTGAATTGGCagatttta atttctttgtaATCTTGGGCTCCTGTTTGATAACCCTTCTTTCCTACATATGCATCATATCTACCATTCTACGAATGTCTTCTGCCAAAGGACAGCAGAAGGCCTTTTCCACATGCTCTTCCCATCTTGCTGTTGTAGTTATTTGGTATGGATCCACCATCTTTCTTTTTGTTAAGCCATATAAGCAGACTTCTTTAGAAATCACCAAAGTAGTGACTATCCTAAATACAATTGTGACTCCACTGCTGAAtcctttcatttataccctaaGAAACAAAGAGGTTAAGAAGGCTGTGAAAAGTCTGTTGCATAAGGGATGA